From the Halomonas meridiana genome, one window contains:
- the waaF gene encoding lipopolysaccharide heptosyltransferase II, with protein MANSAKRLLVVGPSWVGDMVMAQSLFMTLKARYPGATLGVVAPGWSQPILERMPQVDEVLPLAVGHGEFGLASRRELAARLRGRFDRAIVLPRSWKAALVPFMARIPERVGFLGEHRYGLLKERRKLDKQVLDQTVKRFVSLGLPLEEAQSGQFTIPKPRLTIDRDNLVNLRLSHALSSRPAIGMMPGAEYGPAKQWPLAYFHELAAKLIKEGFEVRVLGGAKDHAAGQTIVKGLPHAHNLCGKTQLADAVDLLADCRQVVTNDSGLMHVAAAVGVRIHALYGSSSPAYTPPLTSNAEIHYLGLSCSPCFQRTCPLGHTNCLNELEVERVYQAMRADRHNASGVIVSA; from the coding sequence ATGGCTAACTCTGCCAAGCGTCTGCTGGTCGTAGGGCCTTCCTGGGTCGGTGATATGGTCATGGCCCAAAGCCTATTCATGACCTTAAAAGCGCGCTACCCAGGTGCCACGCTGGGGGTAGTTGCCCCCGGCTGGTCACAGCCGATTCTCGAGCGTATGCCGCAGGTGGATGAAGTGCTGCCATTGGCAGTGGGCCACGGAGAGTTTGGACTGGCCAGCCGCCGGGAGCTGGCGGCCCGGCTACGGGGCCGTTTTGATCGTGCCATCGTGCTGCCACGCTCCTGGAAAGCAGCGCTGGTGCCGTTCATGGCGCGTATCCCCGAACGCGTGGGCTTCTTAGGCGAGCACCGCTACGGCTTGCTAAAAGAGCGTCGAAAACTCGACAAGCAGGTGCTGGATCAAACCGTCAAACGGTTTGTATCGCTGGGGCTGCCGTTGGAAGAGGCACAAAGCGGGCAGTTCACGATACCCAAGCCACGGCTCACCATCGACCGCGATAATTTGGTGAACTTGCGCCTGTCCCATGCGCTCTCCTCTCGACCTGCCATTGGCATGATGCCTGGCGCAGAGTATGGCCCCGCCAAACAGTGGCCGTTGGCGTACTTTCACGAACTGGCTGCCAAATTGATCAAGGAAGGCTTCGAGGTTCGAGTGCTGGGCGGGGCGAAAGATCATGCGGCAGGGCAGACCATCGTCAAAGGCCTGCCGCATGCGCATAATCTGTGCGGAAAGACCCAGCTGGCCGATGCCGTGGATTTGCTCGCCGATTGTCGTCAAGTGGTCACGAACGATTCGGGCCTGATGCACGTGGCAGCGGCCGTGGGCGTGCGCATCCATGCGCTGTATGGCTCGTCATCGCCCGCTTATACGCCGCCGCTGACGAGCAACGCCGAGATCCACTATCTGGGCCTCTCCTGTTCGCCATGCTTTCAGCGCACGTGCCCGTTAGGCCATACGAACTGCTTGAACGAGCTAGAAGTGGAGCGGGTATATCAGGCAATGCGAGCCGATCGCCATAACGCCAGCGGTGTCATCGTTAGCGCATGA